A region of Natribaculum luteum DNA encodes the following proteins:
- a CDS encoding pyridoxal phosphate-dependent aminotransferase: MTMDFADRVTRVEPSATLAISALATELEAEGADVVDLSVGEPDFPTPDNIVDAGKAAMDAGHTGYTTSAGILELREAIAEKLADDGLEHGPEEIIVTPGAKQALYEIVSALVEDGDEVVLLDPAWVSYEAMVKMAGGSLTRVDLSAFDFQLEPALDDLASVVTDETELLIVNSPSNPTGAVYSDAALEGVRDLAVEHDVTVISDEIYKEITYGVEPTSLGTLEGMADRTVTVNGFSKAYSMTGWRLGYFAGPEELVDQAGKLHSHSVSSAVNFVQHAGIEALQNTDEAVEEMVAAFEERRDLVVDLLEEEGVDVAVPDGAFYMMLPVDSDDQTWCEGALEDAHVATVPGSAFGTPGYARISYAASEERLREGIERLAEEGYL, translated from the coding sequence ATGACCATGGACTTCGCAGACCGCGTAACCCGAGTCGAACCGTCCGCAACGCTTGCAATCTCCGCACTCGCAACCGAACTCGAGGCCGAGGGCGCAGACGTCGTCGACCTCTCCGTCGGTGAACCCGACTTCCCGACGCCCGACAACATCGTCGACGCCGGCAAGGCGGCGATGGACGCCGGCCACACCGGCTACACCACCTCCGCCGGCATCCTCGAACTCCGCGAGGCCATCGCGGAGAAGCTGGCCGACGACGGCTTAGAGCACGGCCCCGAGGAGATCATCGTCACGCCTGGCGCGAAGCAGGCGCTGTACGAGATCGTCAGCGCGCTCGTCGAAGACGGCGACGAGGTCGTCCTGCTCGACCCCGCGTGGGTCTCCTACGAGGCGATGGTCAAGATGGCCGGCGGCTCGCTCACCCGCGTCGACCTCTCTGCCTTCGACTTCCAGCTCGAGCCCGCACTCGACGACCTCGCGAGCGTCGTCACGGACGAGACAGAGCTGCTGATCGTCAACTCGCCGTCGAACCCCACCGGCGCGGTCTACTCCGACGCCGCGCTCGAGGGCGTCCGCGACCTGGCAGTCGAACACGACGTCACCGTCATCTCCGACGAGATCTACAAGGAGATCACCTACGGCGTCGAGCCGACCAGCCTGGGCACGCTCGAGGGGATGGCAGACCGCACCGTGACGGTCAACGGCTTCTCGAAGGCCTACTCGATGACCGGCTGGCGGCTGGGCTACTTCGCCGGTCCCGAGGAACTGGTCGACCAGGCTGGAAAGCTCCACAGCCACTCCGTGTCGTCGGCCGTCAACTTCGTCCAGCACGCGGGCATCGAGGCCCTGCAGAACACCGACGAGGCAGTCGAGGAGATGGTCGCCGCCTTCGAGGAGCGACGCGACCTGGTCGTCGACCTGCTCGAGGAAGAGGGCGTCGACGTCGCGGTTCCGGACGGCGCGTTCTACATGATGTTGCCCGTCGACTCGGACGACCAGACCTGGTGTGAGGGCGCACTCGAGGACGCCCACGTCGCCACCGTTCCGGGCAGTGCCTTTGGCACCCCTGGCTACGCGCGAATTTCCTACGCTGCGAGCGAGGAGCGCCTGCGCGAGGGGATCGAGCGGCTGGCCGAGGAAGGCTACCTGTAG
- a CDS encoding NADH-quinone oxidoreductase subunit A — MNEWIAIGALALVGILIPLGMMSVSYLLRPSVPETSKRATYESGEVPTGGTRIRFNIQYYMVALLFVVFDIETVLLFPWAVIYRDALESGEVTLMQALGPMLLFVAILVVGLAWAWRNGAVQWAKSPRQVELEANRP, encoded by the coding sequence ATGAATGAATGGATAGCCATCGGGGCGCTGGCGCTCGTGGGGATACTGATTCCGCTCGGCATGATGTCGGTGTCGTATCTCCTGCGTCCGAGTGTACCCGAAACGAGTAAACGTGCCACCTACGAGAGTGGCGAGGTGCCGACAGGCGGGACGCGCATCCGGTTTAACATCCAGTACTACATGGTTGCGCTTCTTTTCGTCGTCTTCGACATCGAGACCGTCCTGCTGTTCCCGTGGGCGGTCATATACCGGGACGCGCTCGAGTCGGGAGAGGTGACGTTGATGCAGGCGCTCGGTCCGATGTTGCTCTTCGTCGCCATCCTCGTCGTCGGACTCGCGTGGGCGTGGCGCAACGGCGCAGTGCAGTGGGCAAAGAGCCCCCGTCAGGTCGAACTGGAGGCCAATCGACCATGA
- a CDS encoding DUF4097 family beta strand repeat-containing protein has product MRRDISRRQLLGGGSLGALGALAGCLATGGGATETVTKTYETTDLSSLALEVTNGWITVDGNQGDAIEVRAHKTAPTEDALESVTLESSRSDGTLRLETNDDTLPFLFSSNPKIDLEVTVPAGIRLARAKTTNGDVEIRNTTGELVVGTTNGQIDVEGVDGGLNAETTNGDINTAEVSGDVDADTTNGDIDVSLADGDGDLTAGSTNGEIAVRASAPLDATVSVSTTNGDVSVDGFGDSNASSGGSLEMTLGDGTRRIRIETTNGDVTFRNTDAS; this is encoded by the coding sequence ATGCGAAGGGACATTTCACGACGCCAGTTGCTCGGTGGGGGAAGTCTCGGTGCACTCGGCGCGCTCGCCGGCTGTCTCGCGACCGGCGGGGGCGCAACGGAAACCGTGACGAAAACCTACGAGACCACCGATCTCAGTTCGCTCGCGCTCGAGGTGACCAACGGCTGGATCACCGTCGACGGCAACCAGGGCGATGCGATCGAGGTCCGGGCTCACAAAACGGCACCGACCGAAGACGCCCTCGAGTCGGTAACCCTCGAGTCCAGCCGGAGCGACGGAACCCTGAGACTCGAGACGAACGACGACACGCTACCGTTTCTATTCAGTTCCAATCCCAAAATCGATCTCGAGGTGACGGTCCCGGCGGGGATCCGGCTCGCGCGGGCGAAGACGACGAACGGCGACGTCGAAATCCGGAACACGACCGGCGAACTGGTCGTCGGGACGACGAACGGCCAGATCGACGTCGAGGGCGTCGACGGCGGGCTGAACGCCGAGACCACCAACGGAGATATCAACACCGCCGAAGTCAGCGGTGACGTTGATGCGGACACGACGAACGGGGATATCGACGTCTCGCTTGCGGACGGCGACGGCGACCTGACCGCGGGGAGTACCAACGGCGAAATCGCGGTCCGAGCGTCCGCGCCGCTCGATGCGACCGTCAGCGTCTCGACGACCAATGGCGACGTATCGGTCGACGGCTTCGGCGATTCGAACGCCTCGAGCGGCGGCTCACTCGAGATGACGCTGGGTGACGGAACCCGACGGATCCGCATCGAGACGACCAACGGCGACGTGACGTTTCGAAACACCGATGCGTCGTAG
- the purE gene encoding 5-(carboxyamino)imidazole ribonucleotide mutase: MSDSVSDLIDRLHDEADQDRPAAETPDVGIVMGSDSDLETMMTGGRRRGAYDAFVDELGFEEQTDFEEPPESRFTFETYVTSAHRTPELMYAYAETAEARGIEVIIAGAGGKSADLPNMTASIAYPLPVIGVPVQEKSVDSVIGMPTGAPIVAVDAGKSFNAALSAAQILARQHEPVRERLAAYHEQLQGEVGDVSRELHDRGTLEFTSE; this comes from the coding sequence ATGAGCGACAGCGTCAGCGACTTGATCGACCGACTCCACGACGAAGCCGACCAGGATCGCCCGGCTGCGGAAACTCCCGACGTGGGGATCGTGATGGGAAGTGACTCCGACCTCGAGACCATGATGACCGGCGGTCGCCGCCGGGGGGCCTACGACGCGTTCGTCGACGAACTCGGGTTCGAGGAACAGACCGACTTCGAGGAGCCGCCCGAGTCCCGGTTTACGTTCGAGACGTACGTCACCTCGGCACACCGTACGCCCGAACTGATGTACGCATACGCCGAGACCGCAGAGGCACGCGGCATCGAGGTCATCATCGCGGGCGCGGGCGGGAAGTCCGCGGACCTGCCGAACATGACCGCCTCGATCGCCTATCCGCTTCCAGTCATCGGGGTGCCGGTCCAGGAGAAGTCCGTCGACTCGGTGATCGGCATGCCGACGGGCGCGCCGATCGTCGCCGTCGACGCGGGCAAGTCGTTCAACGCCGCACTGTCGGCAGCACAGATCCTCGCGCGCCAGCACGAACCCGTCCGCGAGCGACTCGCCGCGTACCACGAGCAGCTACAAGGCGAGGTCGGCGACGTCTCCCGCGAACTCCACGACCGAGGGACGCTCGAGTTCACGTCCGAGTGA
- a CDS encoding DUF2243 domain-containing protein: MADGDGTWLGLQERAKPLVHAGIVLGIGLGGFFDGIVLHQILQWHHMLSAYPDPAIAGDLRVNVVADGFFHAATYLFTIAGVALLVRAWRRDDVPPSGRALLGSTIVGWGVFNLAEGGVNHHLLGVHHVWPAGPGSVLAWDLAFLFSGLVFVVGGYALIRSEDAVVPREQPSPEEQTA; this comes from the coding sequence ATGGCCGACGGAGACGGAACGTGGCTGGGACTCCAGGAGCGCGCGAAGCCGCTCGTTCACGCGGGAATCGTCCTCGGAATCGGATTGGGCGGCTTTTTCGACGGGATCGTCCTCCACCAGATACTTCAGTGGCACCATATGCTGTCTGCGTACCCCGACCCGGCGATCGCGGGCGATCTGCGAGTGAACGTGGTAGCTGACGGGTTCTTCCACGCCGCCACGTACCTCTTTACGATCGCCGGCGTGGCGTTGCTGGTTCGCGCCTGGCGTCGTGACGACGTCCCGCCCTCCGGGCGAGCGCTGCTCGGTTCGACGATCGTTGGATGGGGTGTGTTCAACCTCGCCGAGGGAGGCGTAAACCACCACCTTCTTGGCGTCCACCACGTCTGGCCGGCAGGACCGGGGAGTGTTCTCGCGTGGGACCTGGCGTTTCTGTTCTCCGGCCTGGTCTTCGTCGTCGGCGGGTACGCCCTGATTCGAAGCGAGGACGCGGTCGTTCCTCGAGAGCAACCGAGCCCGGAAGAACAGACCGCCTGA
- a CDS encoding 5-(carboxyamino)imidazole ribonucleotide synthase — MTTLRTPGPTLGVVGGGQLGRMLAEAAGPLGVEVVVLDPTPDCPAAPLARDQIVADFDDEAGIRELAERADVLTFEIELADQDVMARIGEETGTPVHPKPSTLETIHDKLVQKRELAEAGVPVPPFREVEDADDIREAIDDYGAPVMLKARTGGYDGRGNVPVESKADAEDALESVAGPAMVESFVDFEREVSVIAVKGEDEVATFPLGENVHEDEILRKTIVPARSSEPVAERAYDVARDVLEVMDGRGVYGIELFETSEARGASETSSGKSPRESGGEILLNEIAPRPHNSGHWTIEGTQTSQFEQHVRAVLGWPLGSTALRSPTVMTNLLGDVEAERPAQLEDIDEILETPGAALHWYGKRQARPLRKMGHVTLSAHDEETSVDDLLETARALEAAVTFRS; from the coding sequence ATGACGACGCTACGGACGCCGGGACCGACCCTCGGCGTAGTCGGTGGTGGACAGCTCGGGCGGATGCTCGCCGAGGCGGCCGGGCCACTCGGCGTCGAGGTGGTCGTCCTCGACCCGACGCCCGACTGTCCGGCGGCACCGCTCGCCCGCGATCAGATCGTCGCCGACTTCGACGACGAGGCCGGGATCCGCGAGCTCGCCGAACGTGCGGACGTCCTCACGTTCGAGATCGAACTCGCCGACCAGGACGTCATGGCCCGTATCGGCGAGGAGACCGGGACGCCGGTCCACCCGAAGCCGTCGACGCTCGAGACGATCCACGACAAACTCGTCCAGAAGCGCGAACTCGCCGAGGCCGGCGTTCCGGTGCCGCCGTTCCGCGAGGTCGAGGACGCCGACGACATCCGCGAGGCGATCGACGACTACGGCGCGCCGGTGATGCTCAAAGCCCGCACCGGCGGCTACGACGGGCGCGGAAACGTCCCCGTCGAGTCCAAAGCCGACGCCGAGGACGCCCTCGAGTCGGTCGCCGGTCCCGCGATGGTCGAGTCGTTCGTCGACTTCGAACGCGAGGTGTCGGTCATCGCCGTCAAGGGCGAGGACGAGGTCGCTACCTTCCCGCTTGGTGAGAACGTCCACGAAGACGAGATCCTTCGGAAGACGATCGTCCCCGCGCGCTCGAGCGAGCCCGTCGCGGAGCGCGCGTACGACGTCGCGCGAGATGTCCTCGAGGTGATGGACGGTCGTGGCGTCTACGGGATCGAACTGTTCGAGACGAGCGAGGCGCGTGGTGCCTCGGAAACCTCGAGCGGGAAAAGCCCGCGTGAGAGCGGGGGCGAGATCCTGCTCAACGAGATCGCACCGCGGCCACACAACTCCGGCCACTGGACGATCGAGGGAACCCAGACCTCGCAGTTCGAACAGCATGTCAGGGCCGTCCTGGGCTGGCCGCTCGGCTCGACGGCACTGCGTTCGCCGACCGTGATGACGAATCTTCTCGGCGACGTCGAGGCGGAGCGTCCCGCACAGCTCGAGGATATCGACGAGATCCTCGAGACGCCCGGCGCGGCCCTCCACTGGTACGGCAAGCGACAGGCCAGGCCGTTGCGGAAAATGGGCCACGTGACGCTGTCGGCACACGACGAGGAGACGTCGGTCGACGACCTGCTCGAGACCGCGCGTGCGCTCGAGGCCGCCGTGACGTTCCGGTCGTAG
- a CDS encoding ATP-NAD kinase family protein, giving the protein MDSIGVVVNPIAGMGGRVGLKGTDGKVEEARRLGAEPRAPDRAVVALEALYRREPELTVYTAAGEMGAEEVHAAGYDPTVVYEPDADETSATDTKAAVRAFLDRDVDLLLFVGGDGTAVDVADVLEDADSETPMLGVPAGVKVYSSVFGVTPADTGRIAAEADRVENREINDIDEEAYREGEVRADLKAIVPVPVAPDLQASKQLSSGSVDALAEGFAREVEEGTTYVFGPGSTVGAIEEELGVDPSPLGVDVWRDGEVLARDAAESEILEVLENPATIVVSPIGGQGFIFGRGNHQISPAVIDRADDIEVVASGEKLDDLDALCVDTDDEDVDESLRGWLQVRTGRFTTRLVKVV; this is encoded by the coding sequence ATGGATAGCATCGGCGTCGTCGTCAATCCGATCGCTGGCATGGGCGGTCGGGTCGGACTGAAAGGGACCGACGGAAAAGTCGAGGAGGCACGCCGTCTGGGAGCCGAACCGCGTGCGCCCGACCGTGCCGTCGTCGCACTCGAGGCCCTCTACCGTCGCGAACCGGAACTTACCGTCTACACTGCCGCCGGCGAGATGGGTGCCGAGGAGGTGCACGCGGCAGGCTACGACCCGACGGTCGTCTACGAGCCAGACGCCGACGAAACGAGCGCGACGGACACGAAAGCCGCAGTTCGGGCATTTCTCGACCGAGACGTCGATCTGCTTCTGTTCGTCGGCGGCGACGGGACGGCTGTCGACGTCGCGGACGTCCTCGAGGACGCCGACTCGGAGACGCCGATGCTGGGCGTTCCCGCGGGCGTGAAAGTCTATTCTTCCGTCTTCGGCGTTACGCCAGCCGACACCGGACGGATCGCCGCCGAGGCAGACCGGGTCGAAAACCGGGAGATAAACGACATCGACGAGGAGGCCTACCGCGAGGGCGAGGTTCGAGCCGACCTGAAAGCCATCGTTCCCGTCCCCGTCGCACCGGACCTGCAGGCGAGCAAACAGCTCTCGAGTGGCAGCGTCGACGCGCTGGCCGAGGGCTTCGCTCGCGAGGTCGAGGAGGGGACGACGTACGTCTTCGGACCTGGCAGCACGGTGGGTGCGATCGAGGAGGAACTCGGTGTCGACCCCTCGCCGCTCGGAGTCGACGTCTGGCGCGACGGGGAGGTGCTCGCCCGCGACGCCGCCGAGTCGGAGATTCTCGAGGTCCTCGAGAATCCAGCCACCATCGTCGTCTCGCCGATCGGTGGACAGGGGTTCATCTTCGGGCGAGGCAACCACCAGATTTCGCCGGCGGTAATCGACCGCGCCGACGATATCGAGGTCGTCGCCTCGGGCGAGAAGCTCGACGATTTAGACGCGTTATGCGTCGACACCGACGACGAAGACGTCGACGAGTCCCTTCGGGGTTGGCTCCAGGTGCGAACTGGTCGGTTTACGACACGTCTCGTGAAAGTTGTATAA
- the yqeC gene encoding selenium cofactor biosynthesis protein YqeC codes for MNVVDALDADRGTLCVVGAGGKKSTLYALADRLERAVLTATVRIPIFDQHVAAVQVTDAPRAALEGATAFPLGLVPAREDNDRYRGYDPETVDAIASVHDGPVLVKADGARTREFKAPDEREPQLPSTTDVVVPIASVHAVGKPLTEEYVHRPERVAAITDLEVGDRITPAAVATVVSSDEGGLKGIPAGATTIPLLNKVDDAGDEGTAREIAAAILEQADVPRVVLARMADVTVVDVVRSTD; via the coding sequence ATGAACGTCGTCGACGCGCTGGACGCCGACAGGGGGACGCTCTGTGTGGTCGGAGCGGGTGGCAAGAAATCGACGCTGTACGCGCTCGCCGATCGCCTCGAGCGCGCCGTTCTCACGGCGACGGTGCGGATTCCGATCTTCGACCAGCACGTCGCGGCCGTGCAGGTGACGGACGCGCCACGGGCGGCACTCGAGGGCGCGACGGCGTTTCCGCTCGGACTCGTGCCCGCACGGGAGGACAACGACCGGTATCGCGGGTACGACCCCGAGACGGTCGACGCCATCGCGAGTGTCCACGACGGCCCCGTCCTCGTGAAGGCAGACGGAGCGCGAACGCGCGAGTTCAAGGCCCCCGACGAGCGCGAACCCCAGTTGCCGTCGACGACCGACGTTGTCGTCCCGATCGCGAGCGTCCACGCCGTCGGCAAGCCACTCACCGAAGAGTACGTCCACCGCCCCGAGCGCGTCGCCGCGATCACCGACCTCGAGGTCGGCGACCGGATCACGCCTGCGGCGGTCGCGACGGTCGTCTCGAGCGACGAGGGCGGGCTGAAGGGAATCCCGGCAGGTGCGACGACGATCCCGCTTCTCAACAAGGTCGACGACGCCGGCGACGAGGGGACGGCCCGCGAGATCGCAGCCGCGATCCTCGAGCAGGCAGACGTTCCACGGGTCGTCCTGGCGCGAATGGCGGACGTGACGGTGGTCGACGTCGTTCGATCGACGGACTGA
- the ribH gene encoding 6,7-dimethyl-8-ribityllumazine synthase, translating to MPTLGLVVAQFNRPITEQMETQAREAADAAGVDVYETVHVPGAYDAPLAADRLARLEEVDAVAVVGAVITGDTDHDQVITDATAQRLSDVSLERDTPVTLGVTGPGMSAAEARERVENAAKAVEGAIDLVEELPEP from the coding sequence ATGCCCACGCTCGGCCTGGTGGTCGCGCAGTTCAACCGCCCGATCACCGAGCAGATGGAAACGCAGGCCCGAGAGGCCGCAGACGCCGCCGGCGTCGACGTCTACGAGACGGTCCACGTCCCGGGCGCGTACGACGCACCGCTGGCCGCAGACCGCCTCGCTCGTCTCGAGGAAGTCGACGCCGTCGCCGTCGTCGGTGCGGTCATCACCGGTGACACCGACCACGACCAGGTGATCACCGACGCCACGGCCCAGCGTCTCTCCGACGTGAGTCTCGAGCGTGACACGCCAGTCACCCTCGGTGTGACGGGTCCCGGCATGTCCGCCGCGGAGGCCCGCGAACGCGTCGAGAACGCGGCGAAAGCAGTCGAGGGTGCGATCGATCTCGTCGAGGAACTTCCAGAACCATGA